From a region of the Daphnia pulicaria isolate SC F1-1A chromosome 1, SC_F0-13Bv2, whole genome shotgun sequence genome:
- the LOC124315101 gene encoding kelch-like protein 30 encodes MTDSQTRQIELSGDITTNENEPTKQVTDTAPDVVLLCEGERISCHRAVLAKESSYFSAMFSSSFAEKDERSITIKDVDGFMLRILVDLSYGYPLQLEDEKRMLKLLETASMLQFLEVQTMCVQFLLHTLNESNALELFVLGDMIGVPELEVNTFYGVILGLGIVLLIIIAVVAVYVQRQVKKNRSSK; translated from the exons ATGACTGACAGTCAAACACGGCAGATTGAATTAAGTGGGGACATtacaacaaatgaaaatgaacccACAAAACAAGTCACTGATACTGCTCCTGATGTTGTGCTGCTTTGTGAAGGGGAAAGAATCTCATGTCATAGAGCTGTTTTGGCCAAAGAAAGTTCTTATTTCAGTGCTATGTTCAGCTCAAGTTTTGCAGAAAAAGATGAACGGTCCATCACTATTA aggatgTAGATGGTTTTATGCTTCGTATACTTGTAGATTTATCCTACGGCTATCCATTGCAGCTggaagatgagaaaaggatGCTTAAACTTCTTGAGACAGCTTCAATGCTGCAG TTTCTTGAAGTTCAGACCATGTGTGTGCAATTCTTACTCCATACTTTGAACGAATCAAATGCCCTAGAGCTCTTTGTATTGGGTGACATGATTGGAGTACCTGAACTTGAAGTGAACACTTTTTATGGTGTCATCCTGGGACTGGGCATCGTTCTTTTAATCATCATTGCAGTTGTGGCCGTTTACGTTCAACGACAAGTTAAGAAAAACCGATCTTCTAAATAG